The Corallococcus macrosporus region TGCCGGTGGATGCGCCGCGACAGCACGGCCCGGACCCGCGGCCGCAGCGTCTCCAGCTCCGGCAGGGCCCGCACGGTGATGGCGCCCAGCACGCGCTCGATGTAGTTGCCGTTGCCCTGGAGGATGCCCAGCAGCACGGGCTGCAGCTCGTTGGATGAGTAGTCCACCTCCACGCCCTCCAGCACCTCCAGCCGCTCCGCCGGCACGTGCCGGGGCTGGAGGCCAAGGAGCGCGGCGGTGGGCGCGATGTGGATGGCCTTGAGGTCCAGGTCGCTGTCATGCGACGGGAAGCCGTACGCATGCGCGCCGGACAGCGAGATGACCAGGTGCTCGCGCTGAAGGGACTCCGCGTCCAGCACGCGGTCCGCCATCCGTTCCTGATGTTCCGTCACCCTGCCCTTCATTCCGTCCCTCCTTCCAGTGCCGGGGCTTCCGGCGCATCACGGCCCAGCGGTCCAGGCGTCTTCAAGACCCAGCGCCGCGCCACTTCGTCTCCCACGCGCCGCAGCAGCCGGTCCGCGCGGGCGTAGTCCGGATGCTCCGGCAGCCGGCTCTCGCGGTGCGCGGCCTCCAGCTCCGGCGCCATCGCCTCCGCGTCACGCAGCACGTCCTCCAGTGGCACCTGCCCGCCCTTGATGTCGAGCAGCCGCGCCTTCAACGCCCCCGTCGCCTCGAAGGTCGGCACTCCGTCACGCAGCCACCCCGTCGCCAGTGCCACCAGCCGCAGCAGGTTGTAGGCGTTCTTCGGCCGCAGCTCCCGGGCGGACGGAGGACGCTGCCCCCCGCCGCGCGCGTACGCAGTAAGCGCCGCGAAGTCGTTGGCCGCGAGCAGCCCCTGGTCCCAGAGCGAGCGGTAGAGCTGCTTGACGTACGTCTTCGCCGCGAGCACCGCGTCCTCGGGCGTGGGCGCGGCGCGAGGCGACACGGCGGCCAGACGCCGGGCCACCTCGTCCAGGTCCGGCGTGGGCTCCTCGCACAGCCACGCGAGGAGCAGGTCGCGGTGCTCCGCCAGCCG contains the following coding sequences:
- a CDS encoding nucleotidyltransferase domain-containing protein; translation: MKGRVTEHQERMADRVLDAESLQREHLVISLSGAHAYGFPSHDSDLDLKAIHIAPTAALLGLQPRHVPAERLEVLEGVEVDYSSNELQPVLLGILQGNGNYIERVLGAITVRALPELETLRPRVRAVLSRRIHRHYRGFAQGQLREWEKSCFRSVKKLLYVLRTTLTGTHALRTGEVETDVNVLLEPYGFGEARALVERKRSGERIELTDALSEHWQREVTRAFAVLEAADAASVLPLEPQPAAVAALEGWMLDVRRQRFGV